The region CTGGCTGTTTTTTATGTCTATACAGGGTGGCGGTATGCGCTCCGTTACGGGAAGGGAAGGACAGGCATATCCAGCCGGGAGATGGCAGGAAAAAGACTTATATCCCTGGGAATTCCATATGTGTGCTACAGCGTGCTGTTTATTTTCTCGCGGATATTCCTGGTGTGGCCTCAGCAGTATACCTTCCTGGTACTCATGTCCGACATCTATTATACAGGCACACTGGTGGGGTTAGAGACACTGTGGTTTCTGCCCAGCATCTTCATAGCGGAGCTGCTGCTGAATATGATATACGGCAGCCGCAGGAAAATGGGAATTGGGGCCTGTCTGGCCGGAGCGGCCAGTGTGTTCCTCATCCTCTATATCAATGGTTCCAGGCAGGACACCACGTTGTGGCGCGTCATACATCTGCCGATCATGGTGTATATCAAGGGCCTGGCAGGCTTCCTGCTGGCCCTGGGGGGAGTGTTTGCCTGTGATGCGTGGCAGAAGGCGTCCATGTACTTAAAGGGCCGGGCCGGTTTGGCGGCTGCGTTTCTGCTCATGTGTTCCGGCATCGCCCTTACGGTTTTGATTCCGGGGTGCGACTTTAATTTCCTGACTATGGAAAATCCGGTGTCCTGGATTCTGACAGCCTGGTTTTCCTCAGTCACCATCCTGATGTTTGGGGAGCGGGTGTCCGCCTGCGGCGGCAGCTGGAAGGAATGGCCGGTTTTCAGCCGGGTTCTTGTGCCCTTCTTTACATATTACGGAACACATTCCCTGACCGTCATGTGTACCCATCTGGTTCCTGTCATTGCATTTTTTAAGGTGACGGCAGGCAGAATGATGTATCCGGGAGTTTTAGGCAGTACGCCCTGGGATATCCTGCTTCTTGCCCTGGTGCTGGCGGTGGAGCCGGGCGTGGTGCGGCTGATTGAGACACGGCTGCCATGGATGAATGGAAGGAAGAAACGTTCAAAATGATTACGGTACTGGTGGCTTCATATAACGGAAGCAGATATATAAAGCAGCAGCTGGATTCCATACTGGCACAGGATGAGAAGGACATCCATATCCTGGTGTCGGATGACTGTTCCGCGGACGGCTCCGGGGAATTGCTGAAGGAATATGAGGAAAGACACCGGGACAGGATACTGGTGCTTTTCAGGAGAAAGCCTTCCGGGGGAGCGGCTGCCCATTTCCTGAAGCTCCTTAAGCTGATGGCGGATGCAGACCATAATCCGGATGCAGACCATAGTACGGATG is a window of Enterocloster clostridioformis DNA encoding:
- a CDS encoding acyltransferase family protein, with translation MTKTQDRQVYLDVAKGMGMLGVVASHCLVETSLGILSDWYGFFMLAVFYVYTGWRYALRYGKGRTGISSREMAGKRLISLGIPYVCYSVLFIFSRIFLVWPQQYTFLVLMSDIYYTGTLVGLETLWFLPSIFIAELLLNMIYGSRRKMGIGACLAGAASVFLILYINGSRQDTTLWRVIHLPIMVYIKGLAGFLLALGGVFACDAWQKASMYLKGRAGLAAAFLLMCSGIALTVLIPGCDFNFLTMENPVSWILTAWFSSVTILMFGERVSACGGSWKEWPVFSRVLVPFFTYYGTHSLTVMCTHLVPVIAFFKVTAGRMMYPGVLGSTPWDILLLALVLAVEPGVVRLIETRLPWMNGRKKRSK